One genomic window of Clostridioides sp. ES-S-0054-01 includes the following:
- a CDS encoding PqqD family protein, producing MSKSNDVLDIVFKITNGLEYEVDENSVVTILEKQDHKIQRFFRKLKARIPKYKKIELDEYSSFVFLQIDGQKTVRKIGENLEAKYGEESHPLYERLLVFLNHIEVNCHYIERLDI from the coding sequence ATGAGCAAGAGTAATGATGTTTTAGATATTGTATTTAAAATCACTAATGGACTTGAGTATGAAGTGGATGAAAATAGTGTTGTTACTATACTTGAAAAACAGGACCACAAGATTCAAAGGTTTTTTAGAAAGTTAAAAGCTAGAATACCTAAATATAAAAAAATAGAACTAGATGAATATTCTAGTTTCGTGTTTTTACAAATCGATGGTCAAAAGACTGTTAGAAAAATAGGTGAGAACTTAGAAGCTAAATACGGAGAAGAATCTCATCCACTTTATGAAAGATTGTTAGTTTTTTTAAATCATATTGAAGTTAATTGTCACTATATTGAAAGGCTGGATATATAG
- a CDS encoding ABC-F family ATP-binding cassette domain-containing protein, protein MNLMTLENISKSYSEKKLLENISLGINEGEKIGLIGVNGTGKSTLLKIIAGVEESETGNIIKTNGIRIEYLPQNPTYNENSTVLEQVFNGTSEELKLLGEYQEILEKLNSNFTDELNKKLLSIHERIDALNLWDLESEAKSVLTKLGINDFNQKIEELSGGQRKRVSLASALITPCELLILDEPTNHLDNDTIDWLEEYLNSRKGSLLMITHDRYFLDRVTNRIIELDKGRLFSYDGNYSIFLEKKMERLSLEASIEDKRQNLIRTELAWVRRGAQARSTKQKARLQRFDELINREAFKPNENLDISVASSRLGNKIIEIHNVSKSFEGNTVIDNLEYTLARTDRIGIIGKNGMGKSTLINIIDGKIEPDSGYISIGETVKIGCFSQDDSHMDINMRAIDYVKEASDYIETSDGTRITASQMCERFLFNGTMQYTLIGKLSGGERRRLHLLRILMLAPNVLLLDEPTNDLDIETLKILEEYLDEFRGVVVTVSHDRYFLDRICNKIFAYEGNGKIHIYTGNYSDYLIYREVQGIEFEESKKESVKKYDSTISKKEKPKNDKKLKFSYNEQREFENIDSDIEKLESKISTLEESTSKFATDFTKLQEILDEKSKLEKELEYKYERWEYLNNLADEIANNK, encoded by the coding sequence ATGAATTTAATGACATTGGAAAACATAAGTAAAAGTTATTCTGAAAAAAAATTACTTGAAAATATATCTCTTGGAATAAATGAAGGTGAAAAAATAGGACTTATTGGTGTAAATGGTACTGGTAAATCTACTTTGCTTAAAATTATTGCAGGAGTTGAGGAAAGCGAAACTGGTAATATAATAAAAACTAATGGTATTAGAATAGAATATCTACCTCAAAACCCAACTTATAATGAAAATTCAACTGTACTTGAACAAGTATTTAATGGGACTTCAGAAGAATTAAAGCTACTTGGTGAATATCAAGAAATTCTAGAAAAACTTAATTCAAACTTTACAGATGAATTAAATAAAAAATTATTATCAATACACGAAAGAATAGATGCCTTAAACCTTTGGGATTTAGAAAGTGAAGCTAAATCAGTGCTTACAAAGCTTGGTATAAATGACTTCAATCAAAAAATAGAAGAACTTTCTGGTGGACAAAGAAAAAGAGTTTCTTTAGCATCAGCTCTTATTACACCTTGTGAGCTTTTAATACTAGATGAACCTACAAACCACTTGGATAATGATACTATAGATTGGCTTGAAGAATATCTTAATTCAAGAAAAGGTTCATTGCTTATGATAACTCATGATAGATATTTTTTAGACCGTGTTACAAATAGAATTATTGAACTGGATAAAGGCAGATTATTTAGTTATGATGGTAATTATTCAATATTTTTAGAAAAGAAAATGGAAAGACTTTCATTAGAAGCAAGTATTGAAGATAAACGACAAAACTTAATTAGAACAGAACTTGCTTGGGTTAGACGAGGAGCTCAAGCTCGTAGTACAAAACAAAAAGCTCGTTTACAAAGATTTGATGAACTAATAAATAGAGAAGCTTTCAAACCTAATGAAAATCTCGATATATCCGTTGCATCAAGTAGACTTGGAAATAAAATAATAGAAATACACAATGTATCCAAATCATTTGAAGGAAATACTGTTATAGATAATTTAGAATATACCTTAGCTCGTACAGATAGAATTGGTATAATAGGTAAAAATGGTATGGGTAAATCAACACTTATAAACATAATTGATGGAAAAATAGAACCTGATAGTGGATATATTTCAATTGGAGAAACTGTTAAAATAGGTTGTTTTTCCCAAGATGACTCTCATATGGATATTAATATGAGAGCTATAGACTATGTAAAAGAAGCTAGTGACTATATAGAAACATCAGATGGAACTAGAATTACAGCTTCTCAAATGTGTGAAAGATTTCTTTTTAATGGTACTATGCAGTATACTCTGATAGGAAAATTATCTGGTGGTGAAAGAAGAAGATTACATCTTCTTAGAATCCTTATGCTGGCTCCTAATGTACTTCTTCTTGATGAGCCTACAAATGATTTAGATATTGAAACGCTTAAAATATTAGAAGAATATCTCGACGAATTTAGAGGTGTGGTAGTTACAGTATCACATGATAGATATTTCTTAGATAGAATTTGTAATAAAATATTTGCATATGAAGGCAATGGAAAAATTCATATCTATACAGGTAATTACAGTGATTATCTTATTTATAGAGAGGTTCAAGGAATTGAGTTTGAAGAATCTAAAAAGGAATCAGTTAAAAAATATGACTCCACTATCTCAAAAAAAGAAAAACCTAAAAATGATAAAAAACTTAAGTTTTCATATAATGAACAAAGAGAGTTTGAGAATATTGACTCCGACATAGAAAAACTTGAATCTAAAATTTCAACACTTGAGGAAAGTACTTCAAAATTTGCAACCGACTTTACTAAACTTCAAGAAATTTTGGATGAGAAATCGAAGCTAGAAAAAGAACTTGAATATAAATATGAAAGATGGGAATATCTAAATAACTTAGCTGATGAAATAGCTAATAATAAATAA
- a CDS encoding M15 family metallopeptidase encodes MNLILGDNMSKKSRRKKINKLKLTIVITVLFLALLSIYEILFSNSNKKDNIKSQETMQNKNNTTDDSKNNQSSIKKQEDNNIKPTFSYSSIPDNIKNKMIGKSMPSDEPISFDSLSYLKLTYYGFDEKTHQGEMIVDSELAPEVVDIFKELYEKKYPIEKIKLIDDYDAVDEKSMSDNNTSSFCYRTIAGTNVVSNHGKGRAIDINPLQNPQVSGDNVSPKVSTVYADRSTVKFGMIKKGDDCYNAFVGRGWSWGGYWKNPDYQHFEK; translated from the coding sequence ATGAATCTAATACTGGGGGATAATATGAGTAAAAAGTCAAGACGAAAAAAAATTAATAAATTAAAATTAACAATTGTAATAACTGTATTATTTCTTGCCTTATTATCTATATATGAGATACTTTTCTCTAATTCCAACAAAAAAGATAATATAAAGAGTCAAGAGACTATGCAAAATAAAAATAATACAACAGATGATTCTAAAAATAATCAAAGCTCTATTAAAAAACAGGAAGATAACAATATTAAACCAACTTTTTCATATTCTTCAATACCAGATAATATAAAAAATAAAATGATTGGTAAATCTATGCCTTCTGATGAACCTATAAGCTTTGATAGTCTATCTTATTTGAAACTTACATACTATGGATTTGATGAAAAAACTCATCAAGGAGAAATGATAGTAGACAGTGAACTGGCTCCAGAAGTCGTGGATATTTTTAAAGAATTATACGAAAAAAAATATCCAATTGAAAAAATCAAGCTAATAGATGATTATGATGCTGTAGATGAAAAATCTATGTCTGATAATAATACCTCATCATTTTGTTATAGAACTATAGCTGGTACAAATGTAGTTTCAAATCATGGTAAAGGACGTGCTATAGATATAAATCCATTACAAAATCCTCAAGTTTCTGGAGATAATGTTAGCCCTAAAGTAAGTACAGTCTATGCTGATAGGTCTACTGTAAAATTTGGAATGATAAAAAAAGGTGATGATTGTTATAATGCTTTTGTAGGCAGAGGTTGGAGTTGGGGTGGATATTGGAAAAACCCAGATTATCAACATTTTGAAAAATAA